A portion of the Naumovozyma castellii chromosome 2, complete genome genome contains these proteins:
- the CDC42 gene encoding Rho family GTPase CDC42 (ancestral locus Anc_8.421), translated as MKTIKAVTIGDGAVGKTCLLISYTTNQFPADYVPTVFDNYAVTVMIGDEPYTLGLFDTAGQEDYDRLRPLSYPSTDVFLVCFSVISPPSFENVKEKWFPEVHHHCPGVPCLIVGTQIDLRSDPIIIEKLQRQRLRPISPEQGERLARELKAVKYVECSALTQRGLKNVFDEAIVAALEPPVIKKSKKCTIL; from the coding sequence ATGAAAACGATTAAAGCAGTGACTATAGGTGATGGTGCTGTCGGTAAGACATGTCTTCTAATTTCCTACACTACGAATCAATTTCCGGCCGATTACGTCCCAACTGTTTTTGATAACTACGCCGTCACTGTTATGATCGGTGATGAACCATATACATTGGGTCTTTTTGATACTGCCGGTCAAGAAGATTATGATAGACTAAGACCTCTATCATATCCATCCACAGATGTCTTCTTGGTCTGTTTCAGTGTCATTTCTCCACCTTCCTTTGAGAATgtcaaagaaaaatggtTCCCTGAGGTGCATCACCATTGTCCAGGTGTTCCATGCTTAATTGTTGGTACCCAAATAGATTTGAGAAGCGATCCAATAATCATTGAAAAGCTGCAAAGACAGAGGTTACGTCCAATCTCCCCGGAACAAGGTGAAAGATTAGCTAGAGAGTTAAAAGCTGTTAAATATGTAGAATGTTCTGCCTTGACACAACGTGGTTTGAAAAACGTATTTGACGAAGCAATTGTCGCCGCATTGGAACCTCCAGTTATAAAGAAGAGCAAGAAATGTACTATTTTATAG